GCCGAGGCCGAGGCGACCGAGGTCAACGACCCGAACGCCGACGTCGAGGAGACCGACGAGGCGGAGCTGCTGGGCTTCGTGAGCTTCGACGCCGAGACGGACACGGTACACATCACCCAGCTCGGCGGCACCGAGGCCGCCTGCGAGCGGTTGCTGGAGGAGCCGCTCCGGTTCGCCCGGACCGAGGGGATGACCGTCGAGTTGCTCGTCACCGACCCCGACGCTCCCGCGGCCGTGGCGGCCGAACAGGCCGGCTTCGAACGGATCGGGACGGGGCCGCGCTTCGAGCACTCGGAGACGCTTCGCTACCGGTTCGGGATGGACGACTGACGGAGAACGCAGGAACGGCCGTCGATGACGGCGACAGCGAGGGTCAGGAGAACTTTCTGACGGTCACGTCGAGGTCCTGGAGGTCCACGATGGGCGCGTACCCGGCGTCGGGGTCGATGTTGACGGACTTCTGGAAGTCGGTCTGTTCCTGCCAGCAGCCGGAGTTGATGGCGAGGACGTTGTGGTACTTCCCGAAGCCGAGCTTGTGGACGTGGCCGGTGTGGAAGATGTCGGGGACGTTCTCGATGACGAGGTAGTCCTCCTCCTCCGGAGCGAGGCGGGTGTGGCCCCCGTACTGCGGGGCGACGTGGCGCTTCTTCAGCAGCTGGTACATCGCCTTGTGGGGCTCGTCGTAGCTCGCCTTGTCCTCGGGGAGTTCCGCGATGACCTCGTCCAGCGAGACGCCGTGGTACATGAGGACGGAGACGCCCTCTATGGTCACCGTCGAGGGGTTGCCCGTGATGCGGGCGTCGTGGGCCGACATGATGCTCCGGAGTTCGTCGTCGAAGCCCGGCTGGGGTTCGGCCAACCGGACCGCGTCGTGGTTCCCCGGGATCATGATTATCTCGAGGTCGCCGGGCACCTGCTTGAGCTTCTCGTTGAACGTCTCGTACTGCTCGTAGATGTCGACGACGTCGAGTTCCTCGTCCTGGTTCGGGTAGACGCCGACGCCCTCGACCATGTCGCCAGCGATGCAGAGGTACTCGACGTGTTCGGCCTCCTCGGTGTACAGCCAGTCGCAGAAGGCGTCCCACTCGTCGTGCATGAACTCCTGGCTGCCGACGTGGACGTCGGAGATGAGCGCGGCTTCGACCTTCCGGTCGGCGTAGGACGGCTCGTAGGTCCGGGGCACGTCGGGGAAGTGCATCGAGTCGACGAACACGATGCCGGCGTCGTCCGAGAGCGTCCCCTCGATGGCGATGACCTCGTCACAGAGCAGTTCGTCGACCAGCTCCGCGATGTCGCGGTCCTTCATCACGAGGCAGGGGAACGTCCCCTTGGTGTCCTCCAGTTCGACGAGCCAGTGGCCCGAGGCGGTCGACCGGATGTCGTTGACCATCCCGACGATGGCGACCTCGCTGCCGGGCGCCATCGACTCGATGGCGGTCGTCGGCCGGTGGTTGACCCGCCCCCGCAACTTGCTCGAGAGCTTGTCGTAGCGGTCGCGGAACACCTTCACGAAGTCCTTGTACTCGCCGGTCCCGGTGCTCTGGCCGGTGATGTCTCCGGCGATGTCGACCGACCGCTTCGTGGGGTCGACCTCGCGCTGGAAGGACCCCCCTGTTTCAACTGGAGCAGCCGCGGTATTCCCGGGTGAATGGGGAGAATCTCCACCCGAAACGGAGGGGTCTGGTTCGGCGGTCTCGGGGTCGGCGGCGGTTCCGGGGCCAGCGGTCCCGGAGTCGGCGGCGGCCGGGGTCTGGGTCGGGTCGTCCGGTGAGCCGCCGTTCGCCGCGGCCTCCCGCGCCGACCCGTTCGATTCCGCCTCGCGGACCGTCCGGACGTCCTCGGCGGTGATGACGATGGTGTCCTCGCCGGCCGCGTCGACGACCGCGCGGAGGGTTCCGGTCGGGTCGTCGGCGGTCGCGATGAGCGTCACGGCCTCGCGCTCGGCGTTGTAGCCGTGGCTCGCGAGTTCGCCGACGATGCGTGCAGACCCCTCCAGTGGCACATCACTCTCGAACTAGCCCGGCGGGCAAAAGGGTGCCGAAAGTCGGAACGAATCGAGCCGGAAAGCGCCCGACGACCTGTCGACCGCAACAGAAGGTTGATTGGCGGTGGGAGACTACCCGGAAGCAGATGACCGGACCCGGAAGCGACGACCACCCCGACGACGCCGACGCCGACGAGTCCCCCGGCGACGACGGGATGGACGAGTGGGAGTGGGCCGACGACACATCGACGTCGGCAGACGACGAGTCGGCGGCGCCGGACGACGAGTCGGAACCGGCCGACAGCGGGTCCGGAACCGGCGACGACGACGAGGCTGGCGACCGCGGCTCGCCGGGTGACGATAGCGAACCTGCCTCTCACGACCGCGAGTCGACCGAGCCGGCGGAAGGCCACCCACTGGACACCGACGCCGACAGCGACACCGGCGCCACCGCCCCTGCGCCACAACCGGGGGCGAGCGCGAGTGACGGCGACGAGGACTTCGACGGTCCAATCGACTGGTTCTTCAACACGAGCGACCCCTGGGTCCAGACCATCCGCGACATCGGCAGCAGCGTCCTGACGGTGGCCATCATCGGCCTCGTCCTGTTCGCCGTCAGCGGCGTCTGGCCGCCACTCGTCGCGGTCGAGAGCGGCAGCATGGAGCCCCACATGCACAAGAACGACCTGGTGTTCATCGTCGACGAACACCGGTACGCCCCCGCCAGCGCGGCGGAGGGGACCGGCGTCGTGACCTACCAGCACGCGAAGACCAACGGCGGCTACTGGAGCTTCGGCGACTACGGCAACGTCATCGTCTACCAGCCGTACGGGAGCGACCGCCGCACACCCATCATCCACCGGGCCATGTTCTACGTCGAGGAGGGCGAGAACTGGTACCAGCGGGCGAACAAGAGCTACCTCGACGGCGCGAACTCCTGTGCCGAGATCGCCAACGACGCCTGCCCGGCCCCCCACTCGGGCTTCATCACGAAGGGCGACAACGAGGTGACCAACGACCACTACGACCAGGTCGGCGGCCAGTCCAACGTCGTCCGTCCCGAGTGGATCCAGGGGAAGGCGAAGGTGCGCATCCCCTTCCTCGGCTGGGTCCGCCTCCAGTTCGCCCAGCTCGCGACCGTGACCGCCGGCAGCGCGCCGCCGACGCTGACCGGGCTTCGGCTGCAACTCGGGCTGTTCGCGGCCGGCCTCGGGACCGTTGTTTCGCGTCGACGCGGCTGGCTGTGAGCTGCTGATTCTCGGTTCGGATTCGGTTCTTCAGGTTCGTCGTCCCCCGAGTAGCCGCCTGGCGCGCGCCGACGAGTGTGTCGGAGACCACGAGTCGGACGCGCGAGGGACGACTGGAACGGAGTGAAGTGAAACGAAGCGTAGTGGCGGGAGTCGGCTGGGGAGGGTGTGGCTGCGGTGCTGTGCTGTTGCGGTCTCCACTGCCATCGGCGCGAGTGAACTGCCCGTTCGACGCACCACCACGAGTTCGACTCGAAACGACAGCCATCGACGGAACAGCGCCGGCCGTCAGCGAAACGAGACCTCCTGACGAAGCAATCGGTGAAGCAATCAGTTGTTGAACCGCGCCTGTACGAACGGCTGGATGTTCTCGATGTCGCCCAGCCGCGAGTCGCTCATCAGGACCGCCTCGGTCTCCTCGATTGGGACCGAGAGGCTGATCTCCTTGGTGCGGCCGTAGCGACCCTTCGAGACGACGACCGCGTTCACGATGCCGAGCATGTCAAGCTCGGAGATGAGGTCGGTGACGCGGCGCTGGGTGAGGACGTCGGCGTCGATCTCCTCGCAGAGGCGCTTGTAGATGTTGAACACCTCGCCCGTGTTGATGTTGTGGACGCCGTTCTTCTCCAGCAGGATGATGGCGAACAGGACGAGTTTGCTCTGCGTGGGTAAGGTGCGTACCACCTCGACCACGCGGTCGAGTTCGATCTTGTCCTGGGCCTGCCGGACGTGCTCCTCGTCGACGACCTCGGACTGGGAGCGCTCGGCGAGCTCGCCCGCGGTGCGGAGCAGGTCGAGTGCACGGCGAGCGTCACCGTGCTCCTGGGCGGCGAAGGCCGCACACAGCGGGATGACGTCCCCCGTGAGTGCGCCGTCCTTGAACGCCACGTCGGAGCGGTGCTGGAGGATGTCCCGGAGCTGGTTGGCGTCGTAGGGCGGGAAGACGATCTCCTCCTCGCCGAGGCTGGACTTGACGCGAGGGTCGAGGAAGTCGGTGAACTTCAGGTCGTTCGAGATGCCCATGATGCTCACGCGGGAGTTCTCCAGCTCGGAGTTCATCCGCGAGAGGTTGTACAGCGTGTCGTCGCCCGACTTCTCGACCAGTTTGTCGATCTCGTCGAGCATGATGACGACCACGCGCTCCTCGTAGTCGACCGCGTCGAAGAAGACGCTGTAGACCCGGTCGGTCGGCCAGCCGGTCATCGGGACGCTCTCGAACTCCTCCTGGTCCTCGCGGAGGGTCTCGATGCGGTCGCGGACGTCCTCGCGGGAGTCGAACTCGGTGTCGGCGAGGGGGTGCGTTTCGGCTGCGCCGGCGCTGGACCGGTCGTCGGTGTCGGGGGCGGTGCCCGAGGCGGTCGCCTCGTACTCGTCGAGTGCGTCGAGCCGGTCCTGTAGTTCGTCGATACGGCGGTCGATGATCTCCTCGTTCTCGTCGATGAACTTGTTCGCGAGCTGGGCGAGCACGCGGTACTGGGTGTCGGTCACCTCGCAGTTGATGTACTCGACGGAACACGGGACCTCGTACTTCTTCGAGGTGGACTCGAGTTCGTTGGAGACGAACTTCGCGCTCGCGGTCTTGCCGGTCCCGGTCTTCCCGTAGATGAGGATGTTCGAGGGGGTCTCGCCCCGGAGCGCGGCGACGAGGATGGTCGCCATCTTGTTGATCTGCTCCTTGCGGTGGGGGAGCTCGTGTGGCGTGTAGGAGGGCCGCAGCACCTCCTTGTTCTCGAAGATGGGCTCCCCGCTGAGGAGGTCGTCGAACAACCCCTGGGAGGCCTCTTCCTCCTCCTCGTCGAGGACCACGTCGTCGAGGTCGACGCTGAAGTCCCGCGATGTCTCTATCTTTCCGGGTCGGTCCCCGTCTCGTTCGTCACCGCCCGCATCGTCGTTATCTGTCATCTGTTACGTTCACCCCTTTGTTTCATCTGGAGATAGTCGCCAGCCCGGTCGCGAGAGGACGTGACACCGGCAGTGAGTAGGTTCATAGTGAAGAACGCGATGTCGAACCGTCCAGTTGATGCAAACGAAGCAGATGAACACGAGGGTAATAATAGTTGTCCTTCAGCGACCAGTTCGGGGTCGGTCTCGGGGGCGTTCCACACGAAGTAACCGGGTGTTGGAGGGTCCTACTGCGAGTATCGAGCCGTTTCAGAGTTCGAGCCGGTGGTTATCCAGTCGGATGGGTACCTCGGGGGCCTCCGGTTTCAGGTCGAACCGGGGTGGCGGTGGTCGGTCGGCGAGTCGGTCGGGTCAGGATGGGAGGTTGGGGGATACAGCGTGAGTTCGGGGTCAGGACGGCGAAGATCGGTAGCTGGACGGGAAACGAAGACAGGGGAGCAGGTCGAAAAGACCGAGAACGCGACGAAGTCCACAGGAGGTCGGTACGTCGGCAACCGGAGTGGACGGGAAGGAAGGGGGTTCGTTGGGACACAGACCGGGGGGACCACCCTGTGCTTCCGGTCGAACGCTCGATGCGGAGAGACGACGGACTGCCTGTCGGAGACGGAATGTCGGAAGGAGGAGTTCTAGTCTAGTTAGTCTGCGCTCACGTACGCGAGCAGGCTTCCATCGTCCCGCAGAGAACCTCCTCTATACTACCGGGAGTCTATCCCGTAGGCAACTGATGGAGTCGACGACCTCGGTAGCTCGACGAACCGCCTATCGAGTGGACCGCGTCTCCTCGGGGCTGTCGATCCAGGAGCCCCGGAAGGTCCTGGAAGGAGATGGCGAGTTCCCGGTGGGTCCAGCTTGAGGGAGTCGTCGATGGAGGTGATGCGGTGGAATGGATAGTGAATGCTGGCGGGCCCTGGGTCGGGTGTCCGTGCTGGTCGGTCAGTGCTGCCGAGTACTGTGGACGGGAAACGAAGGGGTGCTAGCACGTCTCTAGGGACCCCCCCACCCCTTCGTTTCGGGTGGAACGCGAGAAAGGTGGGGTGGGGGTCCACGGGGTCTTCTAGTGCCGGAATGTTTAAGACGGTAGTCTATAAACAATATCCGCACTGCCGTATTAATCCAAATAGTACTAGAGCTAGTTATATTGTAGACTAGACGTTGTCTCTTTTCTGTTTCTTCACTAGAACAAAACACGCCATCTGCCGCCACCCCGACCACCCCTTCGACCGTCTCCACCCGAAACGAAGGGGTGGGGGGCTACCAACGTCGGCCGGTACCACCTATCGTGTCCACTGTCACCAGACCACGTGCCTCACGTTTCGTCTTTCCACCTCGAGCTATCCACTTCGATCGGTGACTGTCCCTGTATCGCCTACCGGGTCGTCCAATCCGTCCGAAGCCCGGGAGAGCGTGGGCCATTCTCCGGTCCACTCGACACTCCCGGGATCTTCCGCTGTCATCGACGCTCTTCTGTCCCGGTCTCCGACTCCCAGGAGCAGACGTCGAAGCAACCAACTGACTCGACAAGCGGTTCACCGCGTTCCACGTGAAAAACCCGTGTGTTGCGGCACTCGAACGGGTCTGGTTCGTGTGCACAGACCACGTCCCCGTCATCCGGTTTCCGGGCCGCTCGGCGCCCGTTCTCGACACGTTAAATGATATACAAATTTCATGTCTGACGTAGGCTTAAGTGAGTCGAGTTCGCTACTATGGGCAGACGCACGTGGATTGCGGTTTCACAGCCGGTCACGTGTGGGAGGATAGAACAGGATGGGACTCATCTCAGGACTGAAAGACAGCCTCGCTCGCGTGAGGGAAAGTCTGTTCACAGAGGAGGAGCAACAGAAGCGAATCGGCATCTACGGACCGCCGAACGCAGGTAAGACTACGCTGGCGAACCGGATCGCCCGCGACTGGACTGGTGACGCCGTCGGGCCAGAGAGCCACGTTCCACACGAAACGCGCCGCGCCCGGCGCAAGGAGAACGTGGAGATCGAGCGCAACGGCAGCTCCGTCAACATCGACATCGTCGACACGCCCGGCGTGACGACGAAGGTCGACTACGAGGAGTTCATGGAGTTCGACGACTTCGACAAGGACGAAGCCGTCCGGCGCTCCCGCGAGGCCACCGAAGGCGTCGCGGAGGCGATGCACTGGCTCCGCGAGGACGTCGACGGCGTCATCTACGTGCTCGACAGCTCGGAGGACCCGTTCACGCAGGTGAACACGATGCTCATCGGCATCATCGAGTCGCGCGACCTGCCGGTGCTCATCTTCGCGAACAAGATCGACCTCGACGAGTCCAGCGTCAAGCGCATCGAGGACGCGTTCCCGCAACACGAGACCGTCCCGCTCTCCGCCCTCGAGGGCGAGAACATGGACGAGGTCTACGACAAGATTGCGGACTATTTCGGGTGAACAATGCCGGAAGCTAAAACCTCAGACGGCGGCGGGGTCCAGATCGACCTCATCAGTGGCGAGCGGATGGCTAACCTCGCGAGCATGGAGAAGATCCGGATGATCCTCGATGGCGTCCGCGACGGGAACATCGTCATCCTCGAGGAGGGCCTCTCGCCCGACGAAGAGTCGAAGCTCATCGAGGTCACGATGACCGAGATCAGCCCCGACGAGTTCAACGGTATCGAGATCGAGACGTACCCCCGCTCGAAGACGAACGACGCGAGCATCCTCGACCGCATCATGGGTCGCGAGGAGACGTCGAAGCTCACGGTCATCGGTCCGGCGAACCAGATCGAGACGCTCCACAAGGACGAGAACCTCATCAGCGCGCTCGTCTCCCGGAAATAATGCCCCACCAGTGTACCGAATGCGGCCGGACGTTCGAGGACGGCTCGAAGGAGATGCTCTCGGGCTGTCCCGGCTGCGACGGGAACAAGTTCCAGTTCATCCCGAAGGGCGCGATGGACGACGCCGATGGGTCGCCGAGCCAGCCCGACGACTCGGCGAGTCCACCCGACCGGCCGTCACGGGACGGCAACGCGGTTACGAAGGCGGCCACGACCGTCCGCGAGTGGGTCAACCGGAACTCCGAGGACGAGGACCGCGCCTGGCCGAAGTCCGCGACAGAGGACTACGACACGCCCGCCGAGAAGGCGGCAGCACGGTCGGACGAGTCGCCGGCACGGGCCGACGACTCGCCAACCGGGCCGGCAGAGTCGGGAACCCAGCCCACCGAGTCGACCGCCGGGACGAGCGACCCGGCTGCAGGTGAAACACAGCCCTCGAACGCCGCCGAGACGGCGGAACCCGAGGCAGCGGAACCCACCCCGGCCGAGACGACCGGCCCGAAGAGGGCCGAGGCGGCCGAATCGGACACTGCCGAACCGGACACTGCCGAGTCCCGGCCCGCCCCACAGTCGGCCGACGACCAGGAGGGTGCGGGCAGCATCTCGGCGCGGACGATGTCCTCCGAGGACAACGCACAGGCGAGTGCACGCTCGGACATCGTCTCGCCGGACGAACTCCCCGACCCTGGCGAACAGTCGAGCGCCGCATCCGGTGCGGAGCCCGCCGCCCAACCGGCCCAGTCGGGAGCCCCGGAACAGCAGGTCGGCTCGGCCGACGGCCACGTGGTGGCCGAACCGGCCGACACCGAGGTCGACGACCGGCCCGACCTGGACGAGTTGCGCGAGGAGCTCAACCAGCAGTTCGAGAGCATCAAGATCCTCAACCCCGGGCAGTACGAGCTGAACCTGATGGAGCTGTACGACCGCGAGGAGTACATCATCTCCCTGCGCGAGGACGGCCGCTACGTCATCGACGTCCCGGACAGCTGGCGCGGGGAGGAGTGAGCCGACAGCAGCAATCTGTCCCATCCACACCCCTGTTTTTCGGGTCCAGAAACCGAACCATCGGGTTGTAGAATGTCTCTGAACCGAATGGTGGTTCCAGTCGAAACACTCGGTAAGACAGTCTCGTCGTGGCTGTCGGTGCGCACACCAGCCACAGCGTAAGACTTGCCCGTCGCAGCCATAACATCCGCGCGTCGCGGCCGGAACTGGTGGTTTTAAGCGTTCCCGCTCGTACCACCCGCACATGAGTGACGCCACCAAGATCGTCCTGACCACGGTCGGAGTCTCTGGAGTGCTCGCTATCGCCCTCGTGCTCGTCTCGCTCGGCGCCGGCGGCGTGTGATGTTCAGCGAACGCGACCTCTCTCCTTCGGTCGCGGCGGTCCGCGACGAGCACGCCCCGGGGGCGCTCGTCCTGGACGCGGCCACCGACTTCGAGACGATTCCGCCAGCACAGGCCGAGGACCTCGGTCTGCTCGTCGACTCGCTCTCGCCGACGGAGTACGACCCGGCGTGGGTGCCCGAGGAGGCCCCCGAACTCCTCCATCGGCTCGCCGGGAACGAGTTCACCATCGGCGCACCCGGCGACGGGAGCGTCGCGTGGACCCGCCAGACCGACCCGCCCGTCGTCATCGTGAAACCACGGGTGGAGGGCTCGCCGGAGTCGTTCATCGACTTCCTCGTCGCCGAAGCGCTCGTGGAGGCTGGCCTCGACGTCCCCGAGCACTTCCTCGGCTTCTTCGCGGCGCACTACCGCGACCTCGCCGACGCCACGCCGCTGGATCCGAACGCGACCTACCAGGTCGCCGCGGCGCTGTACGACGGCTGGCTCGGCCTGCACACGCGGGACGTGTTCGCCGACTGGCTGTCGACCCAGCCCGCCCTCGGCGAGGCGTGGCAGGACGCCGGGTCGCGCCTCGAGGGTCGGCTCGACGGCCTCGCCAGGGAGGTCGCACTCGGCCAGACCGACTTCTCGGACGCGACCGAGCTGGCCTGTAGCGGCCTCAAACACGCCGTCGAACTCCCGGCACCCTTCGCGGCACTCGACACCGATGCCTACCGCGACCGGGGTGCACCCTACGCGGTCAAGTGGGCGGAGAAGACGTTCGAGTCGCTGCAGTAGTCGGGGTCGAATCGACGCTAGTCTTCCCCGGGTTCGGTTCCGGGTTCCGAGGCGGTCGACTCGCCGTCTGCCAGCACCGCTTCCAGAACGATTCCCTCCTCGAACCCGCCACGGGCGGCCAGTTTCTCCCGTCGTTCCCTCGCGACCGCCTCGGCCGGGATGTCCTCGGCATCCCGGACCGCGTCGAGCACGGTCAGCACGTCGGCCAGCTCCTCGGCGCTCGGGTCGGCACGGAACTCCCGTGCCTCCTCGACGAGCTTCTCGCGAAGGCGGTCGCGGTACTCCTCGCCGTCGGCGACGTGCGTGACCGGTGTCTCGCCGTTCTCGCGGATCACCGCGGGAATATCGTCGCGGACCAGTTTGTCGAACCTCGTCATGAATCGCGGTCGGCGCGCAGCGTGAGAATCAGTCGTCGAAGGAGACGTTGCCCTCGACGTCGAGGTCGATGACGCGGTCGAACAGGTCGCGGTAGCCCTCCTCGACGTCGTCGTCGTGGACCTCGTCGGAGAGGTGGAACAGGCCGACGGCGTCGTGCTCGTCGATGAGTTCGAGGATGCGCTCGACGGCCTCGCGGCCCTCGTCCTCGCCGGCGTAGTAGGCGAGTTCGGTGATGGAGTCGAAACTGACGCGGAGCTTGCCGTCGTGTTCCGCGAAGAAGCGCTCGGTCTGTTCGATGATGCCGTCGAGGTCGTCGGGGGCGGAGACGTAGTGGACGTTCTTGCTGGAGCGTCGGGAGTAGCCGCGCTCGACGCTCAGGGTGTCGAGGATGACCGCCTTGGTCTCGTCGACGTCGTAGTACTCGAGCTTCTGGCGGACCTCACGCGCGGTGGTTCGGGTAGAGATGACGAAGAAGTAGTCCGTGTCGTGTTTCAGAAATTCGGTGTCGATCCGGTCCGTCTCACCTGTGGATGGATGGACGAGGAGGATGTTGGTCCCACCCGGAATCGTCTCGTCGAGTCCGTCTACCGTGAGCTGATAGTCCATACCTGCGGAAACCGGCGGGACGAACTTAACGTTGCGGGTGCGAAAGTGAGCCACGCTACCGGGGTACACGGCGTGAACCGCCGGTCTGTCGGGGGCCGCCCGACTCGTCACAGCAGCGAGTCGGCGGTCGCGGCACCGACCACGCTGAAGATGGCCCCGACGCTGATGGCCTTGAGTGTCGTGACGGCCATCTCCGTCTCCGTCGGGTTCGTCAGGATGCCGTCGCCGTCACCGACGAGGAACGTCTCGGGGGCGGTGAACGCGAGCGCGAGGATGGCGACCGACCCGAACGAGACGACCATGAGGGAGACGAACCGGAGCGGGATGCCACCGACCTCCAGCTCCCGGTCGGGGTTGCGGTCGTCGTCGGCCTTGTAGAGCGCGCCGTAGCCGATGGCCCCGACGATGGCGACCGTGACGAGGCCGTGGAGCGTCGACATGTTCGCGGCGAGGACCCACACCTCCTCGGTCACGACGAACGGTCCGGCGAGCAGGAACCCGCCGACCACCTGCTGGGCGCTGTCGGCGAGCTTGTACCGCTTGCTTGGGCCGACCATACCGGTGGATGCACGCCCGGGGCGGATAAGCGGTACGTTCTCGCATCGCATGAGGGGTGGTCTCCCGAACGGGTTTTGTCCTCTCGGGTCTGAGGGGTTACCCATGAGTGTCCGCGAGGAGTTCGACGCGTGGGCCCAGGACGGCCGCGACAGAGGGATGGAGGACCGCCACTGGCACACCGCCAAGCACGCACTGGCACGGATGCCGGTCGAGACTGGCGAGACGGTCGTCGACCTCGGCTGTGGCTCCGGCTACGCCGGGCGAGCGCTCCGCGAGACCAAGGACGCGGGTCGCGTCTACGGCCTCGACGGCTCCCCGGAGATGGCCCGGAACGCGCAGTCGTACGCCGACGACGAGGCGCTGGGCTACCTCGTCGGCGACTTCGACGACCTGCCGTTCGCGACCGACAGCGTCGACCACGTCTGGACGATGGAGGCGTTCTACTACGCACAGAACCCGGAGAACACGCTCCGCGAGGTGGCCCGTATCCTCCGCCCCGGCGGGACGTTCACCTGCGCGGTGAACTACTACGAGGAGAACGTCCACTCCCACGAGTGGCAAGAGTACATCGAGGTGGACATGACGCTGTGGAGCGCCGCCGACTACCGCGAGGCGTTCCGCGACGCCGGGCTCCACGTCGCGAGCCAGGACAACGTCCCGGACCGTGACATCGACATCCCGCCGGCAGACGAGTTCCCGACCGAGGACTGGGAGACTCGCGAGGCGATGGTCGAGCGCTACCGCACCTTCGGCACGCTGGTCACGGTGGGGGTGGCTCCGTGAACGTCGTGGAGGTACTGCTCGGCGTGTTCGGGATGGTCGCCATCCTCGGGGTCGGCCTCGCGTTCGTCGCGTTCCCCGAGGAGATGCTGAAGCTCCGGTTCGCACACCTGCGGTCGACCCGGCGGTACATCACCAGTACCCGGGTCACCCTCTACCGCATCATCGGCCTCGGGGTCGTCCTGATGGGCCTGCTGG
This window of the Haloarchaeobius amylolyticus genome carries:
- a CDS encoding DNA-directed DNA polymerase II small subunit, which gives rise to MPLEGSARIVGELASHGYNAEREAVTLIATADDPTGTLRAVVDAAGEDTIVITAEDVRTVREAESNGSAREAAANGGSPDDPTQTPAAADSGTAGPGTAADPETAEPDPSVSGGDSPHSPGNTAAAPVETGGSFQREVDPTKRSVDIAGDITGQSTGTGEYKDFVKVFRDRYDKLSSKLRGRVNHRPTTAIESMAPGSEVAIVGMVNDIRSTASGHWLVELEDTKGTFPCLVMKDRDIAELVDELLCDEVIAIEGTLSDDAGIVFVDSMHFPDVPRTYEPSYADRKVEAALISDVHVGSQEFMHDEWDAFCDWLYTEEAEHVEYLCIAGDMVEGVGVYPNQDEELDVVDIYEQYETFNEKLKQVPGDLEIIMIPGNHDAVRLAEPQPGFDDELRSIMSAHDARITGNPSTVTIEGVSVLMYHGVSLDEVIAELPEDKASYDEPHKAMYQLLKKRHVAPQYGGHTRLAPEEEDYLVIENVPDIFHTGHVHKLGFGKYHNVLAINSGCWQEQTDFQKSVNIDPDAGYAPIVDLQDLDVTVRKFS
- a CDS encoding S26 family signal peptidase: MTGPGSDDHPDDADADESPGDDGMDEWEWADDTSTSADDESAAPDDESEPADSGSGTGDDDEAGDRGSPGDDSEPASHDRESTEPAEGHPLDTDADSDTGATAPAPQPGASASDGDEDFDGPIDWFFNTSDPWVQTIRDIGSSVLTVAIIGLVLFAVSGVWPPLVAVESGSMEPHMHKNDLVFIVDEHRYAPASAAEGTGVVTYQHAKTNGGYWSFGDYGNVIVYQPYGSDRRTPIIHRAMFYVEEGENWYQRANKSYLDGANSCAEIANDACPAPHSGFITKGDNEVTNDHYDQVGGQSNVVRPEWIQGKAKVRIPFLGWVRLQFAQLATVTAGSAPPTLTGLRLQLGLFAAGLGTVVSRRRGWL
- a CDS encoding Cdc6/Cdc18 family protein; its protein translation is MTDNDDAGGDERDGDRPGKIETSRDFSVDLDDVVLDEEEEEASQGLFDDLLSGEPIFENKEVLRPSYTPHELPHRKEQINKMATILVAALRGETPSNILIYGKTGTGKTASAKFVSNELESTSKKYEVPCSVEYINCEVTDTQYRVLAQLANKFIDENEEIIDRRIDELQDRLDALDEYEATASGTAPDTDDRSSAGAAETHPLADTEFDSREDVRDRIETLREDQEEFESVPMTGWPTDRVYSVFFDAVDYEERVVVIMLDEIDKLVEKSGDDTLYNLSRMNSELENSRVSIMGISNDLKFTDFLDPRVKSSLGEEEIVFPPYDANQLRDILQHRSDVAFKDGALTGDVIPLCAAFAAQEHGDARRALDLLRTAGELAERSQSEVVDEEHVRQAQDKIELDRVVEVVRTLPTQSKLVLFAIILLEKNGVHNINTGEVFNIYKRLCEEIDADVLTQRRVTDLISELDMLGIVNAVVVSKGRYGRTKEISLSVPIEETEAVLMSDSRLGDIENIQPFVQARFNN
- a CDS encoding Era-like GTP-binding protein, producing MGLISGLKDSLARVRESLFTEEEQQKRIGIYGPPNAGKTTLANRIARDWTGDAVGPESHVPHETRRARRKENVEIERNGSSVNIDIVDTPGVTTKVDYEEFMEFDDFDKDEAVRRSREATEGVAEAMHWLREDVDGVIYVLDSSEDPFTQVNTMLIGIIESRDLPVLIFANKIDLDESSVKRIEDAFPQHETVPLSALEGENMDEVYDKIADYFG
- a CDS encoding DUF2073 domain-containing protein is translated as MPEAKTSDGGGVQIDLISGERMANLASMEKIRMILDGVRDGNIVILEEGLSPDEESKLIEVTMTEISPDEFNGIEIETYPRSKTNDASILDRIMGREETSKLTVIGPANQIETLHKDENLISALVSRK
- a CDS encoding OapC/ArvC family zinc-ribbon domain-containing protein, which codes for MPHQCTECGRTFEDGSKEMLSGCPGCDGNKFQFIPKGAMDDADGSPSQPDDSASPPDRPSRDGNAVTKAATTVREWVNRNSEDEDRAWPKSATEDYDTPAEKAAARSDESPARADDSPTGPAESGTQPTESTAGTSDPAAGETQPSNAAETAEPEAAEPTPAETTGPKRAEAAESDTAEPDTAESRPAPQSADDQEGAGSISARTMSSEDNAQASARSDIVSPDELPDPGEQSSAASGAEPAAQPAQSGAPEQQVGSADGHVVAEPADTEVDDRPDLDELREELNQQFESIKILNPGQYELNLMELYDREEYIISLREDGRYVIDVPDSWRGEE
- a CDS encoding DUF7089 family protein; this translates as MFSERDLSPSVAAVRDEHAPGALVLDAATDFETIPPAQAEDLGLLVDSLSPTEYDPAWVPEEAPELLHRLAGNEFTIGAPGDGSVAWTRQTDPPVVIVKPRVEGSPESFIDFLVAEALVEAGLDVPEHFLGFFAAHYRDLADATPLDPNATYQVAAALYDGWLGLHTRDVFADWLSTQPALGEAWQDAGSRLEGRLDGLAREVALGQTDFSDATELACSGLKHAVELPAPFAALDTDAYRDRGAPYAVKWAEKTFESLQ
- a CDS encoding nucleoside triphosphate pyrophosphohydrolase, encoding MTRFDKLVRDDIPAVIRENGETPVTHVADGEEYRDRLREKLVEEAREFRADPSAEELADVLTVLDAVRDAEDIPAEAVARERREKLAARGGFEEGIVLEAVLADGESTASEPGTEPGED
- a CDS encoding DUF7090 family protein; amino-acid sequence: MDYQLTVDGLDETIPGGTNILLVHPSTGETDRIDTEFLKHDTDYFFVISTRTTAREVRQKLEYYDVDETKAVILDTLSVERGYSRRSSKNVHYVSAPDDLDGIIEQTERFFAEHDGKLRVSFDSITELAYYAGEDEGREAVERILELIDEHDAVGLFHLSDEVHDDDVEEGYRDLFDRVIDLDVEGNVSFDD
- a CDS encoding DUF2391 family protein, which codes for MVGPSKRYKLADSAQQVVGGFLLAGPFVVTEEVWVLAANMSTLHGLVTVAIVGAIGYGALYKADDDRNPDRELEVGGIPLRFVSLMVVSFGSVAILALAFTAPETFLVGDGDGILTNPTETEMAVTTLKAISVGAIFSVVGAATADSLL